The Streptomyces sp. Je 1-332 genome has a window encoding:
- a CDS encoding nitrate- and nitrite sensing domain-containing protein, translating to MRFRGKSIRRKIVALLLVPLISLTAMWGFATYLTGQSAKDLVDVANVVEKIGYPIEDTARVVQQERRQTLVYLADPRASDALAALRRSQTATDKTVTKVVENAEHPDVRDEVTGPSADRLASLLDSLDGIESLRRTVEEGTITRAGALKMYTKLIDPCYGFLMSLHGLDDVKMDQQGRALVGVTRARELLSREDALLGSALVARRLTKAEIREISDLRAQRTLLYEVNLAQLPEDERAGYERYWNGAETTELRSAEKAVIESSPGTPRAVTSARWDAASGKALKDLAERDKAAGDRFQERVEPVAVGVIVRVVVAGVFGLLALLFSVFMSVRIGSSLIRDLRRLRLEAHEASGVRLPGVLRRLAAGEQVDVETEAPRLTYEKDEVGQVGQALNTLQRAAVEATVKQADLRRGVSEVFVNLARRSQVLLHKQLTLLDTMERRTEDTDELADLFRLDHLTTRMRRHAEGLVILSGAAPSRQWRKPVQLMDVVRAAVAEVEDYERIEVRRLPRIAVTGPAVADLTHLMAELLENATVFSPPHTAVQVLGEHVANGFTLEIHDRGLGMAADALLDANLRLAETPEFELSDTDRLGLFVVSRLAQRQRVRVSLQPSPYGGTTAVVFIPETLLTDDVPDTNGIGFRLDRPQPKDAVGRDTAGDKQAALGQVPVQLPGLPASVLDGPVELEAPVGMAGLDPFPGAIGDLGDLGDTDSERGGLFRPRRRVAGVQGDEQHQQARDERETGEREPTRPDGLPARGNGSGFGAPDDDPDPALADPVQLPRRRTPKLVSSHGRPVAQNRPRGAVEDDEAAPERPERPERREAPVGRPQGGAVDRDDGGSGRPAAEPIDLPRRPEPQSAWPDLSPPHRDVTASDAPPDLPRRSRRTESSRTDAARTESPRTETVRTESPRTESQAPAPTSAPGGLPRRVRQANLAPQLKDGPDQRTERDAAPAATRPQERDADEVRSRMASLQRGWQRGREENAAGEDAPDGTAPGTTSEGDGR from the coding sequence ATGCGCTTTCGCGGGAAGTCCATCCGCCGGAAGATCGTGGCATTGCTGCTGGTGCCGCTCATTTCCCTGACCGCGATGTGGGGTTTCGCCACCTACCTCACCGGCCAGTCGGCCAAGGACCTCGTCGACGTCGCCAATGTCGTCGAGAAGATCGGCTACCCGATCGAGGACACCGCCCGGGTCGTCCAGCAGGAACGTCGCCAGACCCTCGTCTACCTCGCCGACCCCCGCGCCTCCGACGCGCTCGCCGCGCTGCGCCGCAGCCAGACGGCCACCGACAAGACGGTCACCAAGGTCGTGGAGAACGCGGAGCATCCGGACGTGCGGGACGAGGTCACCGGACCCTCGGCCGACCGGCTCGCCTCGCTCCTCGACTCCCTGGACGGCATCGAGTCGCTGCGCCGCACGGTCGAGGAAGGCACGATCACCCGCGCGGGCGCGCTGAAGATGTACACGAAGCTGATCGACCCCTGCTACGGCTTCCTGATGTCCCTGCACGGCCTCGACGACGTGAAGATGGACCAGCAGGGCCGGGCGCTCGTCGGCGTCACCCGCGCGCGTGAACTGCTCTCCCGCGAGGACGCGCTGCTCGGATCCGCTCTGGTCGCGCGCCGGCTCACCAAGGCCGAGATCCGGGAGATCTCCGACCTCAGGGCCCAGCGCACGCTGCTGTACGAGGTCAACCTCGCGCAGCTGCCGGAGGACGAGCGCGCCGGGTACGAGCGGTACTGGAACGGCGCCGAGACGACGGAGCTCAGGTCGGCCGAGAAGGCCGTCATCGAATCCTCGCCCGGGACCCCGCGCGCCGTCACGTCGGCGCGCTGGGACGCCGCTTCGGGCAAGGCGCTCAAGGATCTCGCCGAGCGCGACAAGGCGGCGGGCGACCGCTTCCAGGAGCGCGTCGAGCCGGTGGCGGTCGGCGTGATCGTGCGGGTCGTCGTCGCGGGCGTGTTCGGTCTGCTCGCGCTCCTGTTCTCGGTCTTCATGTCCGTACGCATCGGCAGCAGCCTCATCCGTGACCTGCGCCGACTGCGCCTGGAGGCCCACGAGGCCTCCGGCGTCCGGCTGCCCGGCGTGCTGCGCCGCCTGGCGGCGGGCGAACAGGTCGACGTGGAGACCGAGGCGCCGCGCCTGACGTACGAGAAGGACGAGGTCGGCCAGGTCGGCCAGGCCCTCAACACCCTGCAGCGCGCCGCCGTCGAGGCCACCGTCAAACAGGCCGACCTGCGCCGCGGCGTCTCCGAGGTCTTCGTGAACCTCGCCCGCCGCAGCCAGGTGCTCCTGCACAAGCAGCTCACCCTGCTCGACACGATGGAGCGCAGGACCGAGGACACGGACGAACTCGCCGACCTCTTCCGCCTCGACCACCTCACCACGCGCATGCGACGGCACGCCGAGGGCCTGGTGATCCTCTCCGGCGCCGCCCCGTCCCGGCAGTGGCGCAAGCCCGTCCAGCTCATGGACGTCGTCCGCGCGGCCGTCGCCGAGGTCGAGGACTACGAACGCATCGAGGTGCGCCGCCTGCCGCGGATCGCCGTCACCGGGCCCGCGGTCGCCGACCTCACCCACCTGATGGCCGAACTCCTGGAGAACGCCACGGTGTTCTCGCCCCCGCACACCGCGGTGCAGGTCCTCGGGGAGCACGTCGCGAACGGCTTCACCCTGGAGATCCACGACCGGGGCCTCGGCATGGCCGCCGACGCGCTCCTCGACGCCAACCTCCGCCTGGCGGAGACACCGGAGTTCGAGCTCTCCGACACCGACCGCCTCGGCCTCTTCGTAGTGAGCCGCCTGGCCCAGCGCCAGCGCGTACGCGTCTCCTTGCAGCCCTCTCCGTACGGCGGGACCACCGCCGTGGTGTTCATCCCGGAGACGCTGCTCACCGACGACGTACCGGACACGAACGGCATCGGGTTCCGACTCGACCGGCCGCAGCCCAAGGACGCCGTGGGCCGCGACACCGCGGGCGACAAGCAGGCCGCGCTCGGACAGGTGCCCGTACAGCTGCCGGGTCTTCCCGCGTCCGTCCTCGACGGCCCCGTCGAGCTGGAGGCGCCGGTCGGCATGGCCGGCCTCGACCCCTTCCCGGGCGCGATCGGTGACCTCGGCGACCTCGGCGACACCGACAGCGAGCGCGGCGGACTCTTCCGCCCGCGCCGCCGCGTCGCCGGGGTCCAGGGGGACGAACAGCACCAACAGGCGCGCGACGAGCGGGAGACGGGCGAGCGCGAGCCCACCCGCCCCGACGGCCTGCCGGCACGCGGCAACGGCAGTGGCTTCGGCGCCCCCGACGACGACCCGGACCCGGCCCTCGCAGACCCCGTACAGCTGCCCCGCCGCAGGACCCCGAAGCTGGTCTCCTCCCACGGGCGCCCCGTGGCGCAGAACAGGCCCCGTGGCGCCGTGGAGGACGATGAAGCGGCGCCGGAGCGCCCCGAGCGCCCGGAGCGCCGTGAAGCCCCCGTGGGGCGCCCCCAGGGCGGTGCCGTGGACCGTGACGACGGTGGCAGCGGACGTCCCGCGGCCGAGCCCATCGACCTGCCGCGCCGCCCCGAGCCGCAGTCCGCCTGGCCCGACCTCTCCCCGCCGCACCGCGACGTCACCGCGTCCGACGCCCCGCCGGACCTCCCGCGCCGCAGCCGGCGCACGGAGTCCTCGCGTACGGATGCCGCACGTACGGAGTCCCCGCGTACGGAGACCGTACGTACGGAGTCCCCGCGTACGGAGTCCCAGGCGCCCGCGCCCACCTCCGCACCCGGCGGGCTGCCCCGGCGCGTCCGCCAGGCCAATCTCGCCCCGCAGTTGAAGGACGGACCGGACCAGCGCACCGAACGCGACGCGGCCCCGGCCGCGACCAGGCCGCAGGAGCGCGACGCCGACGAGGTACGCAGCCGGATGGCTTCGCTCCAGCGTGGCTGGCAGCGTGGCCGTGAAGAGAACGCCGCGGGCGAAGACGCCCCTGACGGCACAGCACCAGGAACGACATCTGAGGGGGACGGTCGATGA
- a CDS encoding roadblock/LC7 domain-containing protein produces MTAPKADARIANTGAARELNWLLDDLVQRVASIRKALVLSGDGLPTGVSQDLTREDSEHLAAVASGFHSLAKGVGRHFEAGRVRQTVVELDDAFLFVTAAGDGSCLAVLADADSDVGLVAYEMTLLVKRVGVHLGTAPRTDLPTGG; encoded by the coding sequence ATGACCGCACCGAAGGCCGACGCACGCATCGCCAATACCGGGGCGGCGAGGGAGCTGAACTGGCTCCTCGACGACCTGGTGCAGCGGGTCGCCAGCATCCGCAAGGCGCTCGTGCTCTCCGGCGACGGCCTGCCCACCGGCGTATCGCAGGACCTGACCAGGGAGGACAGCGAGCACCTCGCCGCTGTCGCCTCCGGCTTCCACAGCCTCGCCAAGGGCGTGGGACGCCACTTCGAGGCGGGCAGGGTCCGCCAGACGGTGGTCGAGCTCGATGACGCGTTCCTGTTCGTCACGGCCGCGGGCGACGGCAGCTGCCTCGCCGTCCTCGCGGACGCGGACTCCGACGTAGGTCTGGTGGCGTACGAGATGACGCTGCTGGTCAAGAGGGTGGGTGTGCATCTGGGTACGGCGCCGCGCACCGACCTGCCCACGGGAGGGTAG
- a CDS encoding DUF742 domain-containing protein — MSEDGTGTQGTPRWFDDDAGPVVRPYAMTRGRTSSPAQHRLDLIAVVIAEARAGDPEADRTLSPEHVDIVGLCRDSPQSVAELAAELDLPIGVIRVLIGDLVDDELVHVTRPVPPAELPDESILRDVINGLRAL, encoded by the coding sequence ATGAGCGAAGACGGCACAGGGACACAGGGGACGCCTCGCTGGTTCGACGACGACGCCGGGCCCGTGGTGCGGCCGTACGCGATGACGCGCGGCCGGACCAGCAGCCCGGCCCAGCACCGCCTCGATCTGATCGCGGTCGTCATCGCGGAGGCCCGTGCCGGCGACCCGGAGGCGGACAGGACGCTGTCTCCGGAGCACGTGGACATCGTCGGGCTCTGCCGTGACAGCCCCCAGTCGGTCGCCGAACTGGCGGCCGAACTGGACCTTCCCATCGGCGTCATCCGCGTACTCATCGGCGATCTCGTCGACGACGAACTGGTGCACGTGACACGTCCCGTACCCCCTGCGGAACTGCCGGACGAGAGTATTCTGCGCGACGTGATCAACGGCCTCCGGGCGCTCTGA
- a CDS encoding FAD-dependent oxidoreductase, protein MRTITVVGASLAGLYAARELRAQGYDGRLVIIGDEPHPPYDRPPLSKDFLTGKADEDQLALSDDEESDELAAEWLLGVRARGLDPRGRTVVLEDGRTVASDGVVIATGAAARRLPGPSLAGVHTLRTLDDARALRTELTAGPRRVVVIGGGFIGAETASSCVALGHEVTVVEAAPLPLLPQLGADMAAFCAGLHARGGAELVTGTGVAALHGERAVRAVELADGRLLPADVVVVGIGATPNTGWLAGSTLAVGDGVLCDDGCVTGLPHVVAVGDVARVGGVRAEHWTSATEQPRVAVGNLLAGHTAETVRPLPYFWSDQYGSRIQFAGRRNAEDTVRLLEGSLDEGSFLAAYEREGQTTAALAVDRPRPFMRMRRGMLAEVPVAA, encoded by the coding sequence ATGAGGACCATCACCGTGGTGGGCGCCTCGCTCGCCGGGCTCTACGCTGCCCGCGAGCTGCGCGCCCAGGGATACGACGGGCGGCTCGTGATCATCGGCGACGAGCCCCACCCACCGTACGACAGGCCGCCGCTCTCCAAGGACTTCCTCACCGGCAAGGCCGACGAGGACCAACTCGCCCTGTCCGACGACGAGGAGAGCGACGAACTCGCCGCCGAGTGGCTGCTCGGGGTGCGCGCCCGAGGCCTCGACCCGCGCGGCCGCACCGTCGTCCTGGAGGACGGCAGGACCGTCGCGAGCGACGGAGTGGTCATCGCGACCGGCGCCGCCGCGCGTCGGCTGCCGGGGCCCTCCCTGGCGGGAGTGCACACCCTGCGCACTCTGGACGACGCCCGCGCCCTGCGCACGGAGCTGACCGCGGGGCCGCGGCGGGTCGTGGTGATCGGCGGCGGTTTCATCGGCGCCGAGACGGCTTCCTCGTGCGTGGCGCTCGGGCACGAGGTGACGGTCGTCGAGGCCGCCCCGCTGCCGCTCCTGCCGCAACTGGGCGCGGACATGGCGGCCTTCTGTGCCGGGCTGCACGCACGCGGGGGAGCGGAGCTCGTGACGGGCACCGGTGTCGCCGCCTTGCACGGTGAGCGGGCCGTACGCGCGGTGGAGCTGGCCGACGGCCGTCTGCTCCCGGCGGACGTGGTCGTCGTCGGCATCGGGGCCACTCCCAACACCGGCTGGCTCGCGGGCTCGACGCTCGCCGTGGGTGACGGAGTGCTCTGCGACGACGGCTGCGTCACCGGTCTTCCGCACGTCGTCGCGGTGGGCGATGTCGCCCGGGTGGGCGGCGTGCGTGCCGAGCACTGGACGAGCGCCACGGAGCAACCCCGTGTCGCCGTGGGCAACTTGCTGGCCGGTCATACCGCCGAGACCGTACGCCCGCTGCCGTACTTCTGGTCCGATCAGTACGGCTCCCGCATCCAGTTCGCCGGCCGGCGGAACGCCGAGGACACCGTGCGCCTCCTCGAAGGCTCCTTGGACGAGGGCAGCTTCCTCGCCGCATACGAACGGGAGGGCCAGACCACGGCCGCCCTCGCGGTGGACCGGCCGAGGCCGTTCATGCGGATGCGGCGCGGCATGCTCGCGGAGGTGCCGGTCGCGGCGTGA
- a CDS encoding ATP/GTP-binding protein: MIFKRSERGKAPVEPVTLKILVAGGFGVGKTTLVGAVSEIKPLRTEELLSEAGRPVDDTSGVSGKHTTTVAMDFGRITLREDLVLYVFGTPGQDRFWFLWDELATGALGAVVLADTRRLEDCFAAVDYFERRSIPFVVGVNCFEGASRYPADAVRQALDLDPGVPVLMCDARERQSVKEVLIGVVQHAMETAAAAREPATT; the protein is encoded by the coding sequence ATGATCTTCAAGCGTTCTGAGCGCGGCAAGGCCCCCGTCGAGCCGGTGACGCTGAAGATCCTGGTGGCCGGCGGCTTCGGCGTGGGCAAGACGACCCTCGTGGGCGCCGTCAGTGAGATCAAACCGCTGCGCACCGAGGAGTTGCTCAGCGAGGCCGGCCGCCCGGTGGACGACACGAGCGGCGTCTCGGGCAAGCACACCACCACCGTCGCCATGGACTTCGGGCGCATCACGCTCCGCGAGGACCTGGTCCTGTACGTCTTCGGCACCCCGGGCCAGGACCGCTTCTGGTTCCTCTGGGACGAGCTGGCCACCGGGGCCCTGGGCGCCGTGGTCCTCGCCGACACCCGCCGCCTGGAGGACTGCTTCGCGGCCGTCGACTACTTCGAGCGCCGCTCCATACCCTTCGTCGTCGGCGTCAACTGCTTCGAGGGCGCGTCGCGTTACCCCGCCGACGCCGTGCGTCAGGCGCTCGACCTCGACCCCGGTGTTCCCGTGCTGATGTGCGACGCGCGCGAGCGGCAGTCCGTCAAGGAAGTACTCATCGGAGTCGTCCAGCACGCGATGGAAACCGCGGCCGCGGCCAGGGAACCAGCGACCACGTGA
- a CDS encoding hydantoinase B/oxoprolinase family protein: MTGWQLWVDRGGTFTDIVARRPDGSLLTHKLLSDNPSRYADAAVAGIRELLGAAPDAPDDTAEVPIGVVRMGTTVATNALLERKGEPTALVITRGFGDALRIAYQNRPHIFACEIVLPELLYDRVIEADERVTAEGEVLRAPDLEQLAGPLRAAYEDGIRAVAVVCVHSHLHPAHEQAIAELAVRTGFPQVSLSSEVSPLMKLVPRGDTAVVDAYLSPVLHRYVQHIADELSGVRLMFMQSNGGLTEAGHFRGKDAILSGPAGGIVGMARMSQRAGFDRVIGFDMGGTSTDVSHYAGEYERVFTTQIAGVRLRAPMLDIHTVAAGGGSVLHFDGSRYRVGPDSAGAAPGPASYRGGGPLTVTDANVALGRIQPAHFPPVFGPDGDQPLDETLVRDRFAELAHDIREHTGDDRTPEQVAEGYLQIAVANIAAAVKRISVQKGHDVTRYALTTFGGAGGQHACMVADSLGIRTVLVPPMAGVLSALGIGLADTTAMREQSVEARLEPSAMPRVLKTADDLEEAARAELLAEDVPEDHIRVTRRAQLRYDGTDTTLTVELTEPDSMTRAFEELHRTTYSFTLDRPLVVEALSVEATGLTEQPDLSALTGDTHRGTPETVSLHTGGTWRDVLLHRRDELTPGESVEGPAIITEDGATTVVDDGWQAAMTPEGHLVMERVAAPEGSAVSTEADPVLLEVFNNLFMSIAEQMGARLESTAQSVNIKERLDFSCALFDPDGNLVANAPHIPVHLGSMGTSVKEVIQRRGSSMRPGDTYAVNDPYHGGTHLPDVTVITPVFDTPGERVLFYVASRGHHAEIGGIAPGSMPANSRTIEEEGILFDNWLLVEGGRFREHETLGLLTDAPYPSRNPATNLADLRAQIAANQKGVDEVARMIENFGLDVVQAYMRHVQDNAEEAVRRVIDALEEGEFAYPTDSGAVIRVRVSVDRESRSATIDFTGTSPQLATNFNAPFAVVNAAVLYVFRTLVAEDIPLNDGCLRPLHIIVPSGSLLAPEPPAAVVAGNVETSQAITGALYGALGVQAEGSGTMNNVTFGNDRHQYYETVASGSGAGDGFDGASVVQTHMTNSRLTDPEVLEWRLPVLIEEFAVRGGSGGAGTWRGGDGAVRRIRFREPMTVSTLSQHRRVAPYGMAGGSPGALGTGRVERADGGVQVLDGSDFADVGADDVLVIETPGGGGYGPAPRDTTDPTDPTVTSGARDTPHPGEASNDLQAF, translated from the coding sequence GTGACTGGCTGGCAGTTATGGGTCGACAGGGGCGGCACCTTCACGGACATCGTCGCCCGGCGTCCCGACGGGAGTCTGCTCACGCACAAACTCCTGTCGGACAACCCGTCCCGCTATGCCGACGCGGCCGTCGCGGGTATCCGTGAACTCCTGGGCGCCGCCCCCGACGCCCCCGACGACACGGCGGAGGTCCCCATCGGTGTCGTCCGGATGGGCACCACCGTCGCCACCAACGCCCTCCTGGAGCGCAAGGGCGAGCCGACCGCCTTGGTGATCACCCGCGGCTTCGGCGACGCCCTGCGCATCGCCTACCAGAACCGCCCCCACATCTTCGCCTGCGAGATCGTCCTGCCCGAGCTGCTGTACGACCGGGTCATCGAGGCCGACGAACGGGTCACCGCCGAGGGCGAGGTCCTGCGGGCGCCCGACCTGGAGCAGCTCGCCGGGCCGCTGCGCGCGGCCTACGAAGACGGCATCCGGGCCGTCGCGGTGGTCTGCGTGCACAGCCATCTGCACCCTGCCCACGAGCAGGCCATCGCCGAACTGGCCGTCCGCACGGGCTTTCCGCAGGTCTCACTCTCCAGCGAGGTCAGCCCGCTGATGAAGCTGGTCCCGCGCGGCGACACGGCGGTCGTCGACGCGTATCTGTCGCCCGTCCTGCACCGTTACGTCCAGCACATCGCCGACGAGCTCAGCGGCGTGCGCCTGATGTTCATGCAGTCGAACGGCGGTCTCACCGAAGCGGGCCACTTCCGCGGCAAGGACGCGATCCTCTCCGGGCCCGCGGGCGGCATCGTCGGCATGGCCCGCATGTCGCAGCGCGCGGGATTCGACCGGGTCATCGGCTTCGACATGGGCGGCACGTCCACGGACGTGTCGCACTACGCGGGCGAGTACGAACGGGTCTTCACCACGCAGATCGCGGGCGTACGGCTGCGCGCGCCGATGCTGGACATCCACACCGTCGCGGCGGGTGGCGGCTCCGTCCTGCACTTCGACGGCAGCCGCTATCGCGTGGGCCCCGACTCGGCGGGCGCCGCCCCGGGCCCGGCGAGCTACCGCGGCGGCGGCCCGCTCACCGTCACCGACGCCAACGTCGCTCTCGGACGCATCCAACCCGCCCATTTCCCCCCAGTGTTCGGACCTGACGGCGATCAGCCGCTCGACGAGACACTCGTCCGCGACCGCTTCGCCGAGCTGGCCCACGACATCCGGGAACACACCGGCGACGACCGCACTCCGGAACAGGTCGCCGAGGGCTATCTGCAGATCGCGGTCGCCAACATCGCGGCCGCCGTCAAGCGCATCTCGGTCCAGAAGGGCCACGACGTCACCCGCTACGCCCTCACGACGTTCGGCGGCGCGGGCGGCCAGCACGCCTGCATGGTCGCCGACTCGCTCGGCATCCGCACCGTCCTCGTACCCCCCATGGCGGGAGTGCTCTCCGCGCTCGGCATCGGCCTCGCCGACACCACCGCGATGCGCGAGCAGTCCGTGGAGGCCCGCCTCGAACCGTCCGCGATGCCCCGCGTCCTGAAGACCGCCGACGACCTGGAAGAGGCCGCCCGCGCCGAGCTCCTCGCCGAGGACGTGCCCGAGGACCACATCCGCGTCACACGCCGCGCCCAGCTGCGCTACGACGGCACCGACACCACGCTCACCGTGGAGCTCACGGAGCCGGACAGCATGACCCGCGCCTTCGAGGAACTCCACCGCACCACCTACTCCTTCACCCTGGACCGCCCCCTCGTCGTCGAGGCGCTCTCCGTGGAGGCCACCGGTCTCACCGAGCAGCCCGACCTCTCCGCGCTCACCGGTGACACGCACCGCGGCACTCCGGAGACCGTCAGCCTGCACACGGGCGGCACTTGGCGCGACGTACTCCTGCACCGCCGTGACGAACTGACGCCCGGCGAGAGCGTCGAGGGACCGGCGATCATCACCGAGGACGGCGCCACGACGGTCGTGGACGACGGCTGGCAGGCGGCCATGACGCCCGAGGGGCACCTGGTCATGGAACGTGTGGCGGCGCCCGAGGGTTCCGCCGTGAGCACCGAGGCCGACCCCGTCCTCCTCGAGGTCTTCAACAACCTCTTCATGTCGATCGCCGAACAAATGGGCGCCCGCCTGGAGTCCACCGCCCAGTCGGTCAACATCAAGGAGCGTCTCGACTTCTCCTGCGCGCTCTTCGATCCGGACGGCAACCTCGTCGCCAACGCCCCGCACATCCCGGTGCATCTGGGTTCGATGGGCACCAGCGTGAAGGAGGTGATCCAGCGCCGGGGCAGCAGCATGCGTCCCGGGGACACCTACGCGGTCAACGACCCGTACCACGGCGGGACCCACCTCCCGGACGTCACCGTCATCACGCCGGTCTTCGACACCCCGGGGGAGCGGGTCCTCTTCTACGTGGCGTCGCGCGGGCACCACGCGGAGATCGGCGGCATCGCCCCCGGATCCATGCCGGCGAACAGCCGCACGATCGAGGAGGAGGGCATCCTCTTCGACAACTGGCTCCTCGTGGAGGGTGGTCGCTTCCGCGAGCACGAGACCCTTGGCCTGCTCACCGACGCGCCCTACCCCTCCCGCAACCCGGCGACCAACCTCGCCGACCTGCGCGCCCAGATCGCCGCCAACCAAAAGGGCGTCGACGAAGTCGCGCGCATGATCGAGAACTTCGGGCTCGACGTCGTCCAGGCGTACATGCGGCACGTGCAGGACAACGCCGAAGAAGCGGTACGCCGTGTCATCGACGCCCTGGAAGAGGGCGAGTTCGCCTATCCGACCGACTCGGGGGCCGTCATCCGGGTCCGTGTCTCGGTCGACCGCGAGTCCCGTTCGGCGACCATCGACTTCACCGGTACGTCCCCCCAGCTGGCCACGAACTTCAACGCGCCCTTCGCGGTGGTCAACGCAGCCGTCCTGTACGTCTTCCGCACCCTGGTGGCCGAGGACATCCCGCTCAATGACGGCTGTCTGCGGCCCCTGCACATCATCGTGCCTTCCGGCTCCCTGCTCGCCCCCGAGCCGCCCGCGGCGGTCGTCGCCGGGAACGTCGAGACCTCACAGGCGATCACCGGAGCCCTCTACGGGGCCCTGGGCGTCCAGGCCGAGGGCTCCGGGACGATGAACAACGTCACCTTCGGAAACGACCGCCATCAGTACTACGAGACGGTGGCCTCGGGCTCCGGGGCGGGCGACGGTTTCGACGGGGCGTCCGTCGTCCAGACCCATATGACCAACTCCCGGCTCACCGACCCCGAGGTCCTCGAGTGGCGGCTGCCCGTGCTCATCGAGGAGTTCGCGGTGCGCGGGGGCAGCGGCGGCGCCGGCACGTGGCGTGGCGGGGACGGTGCGGTGCGCCGCATCCGCTTCCGCGAGCCGATGACGGTCTCCACGCTCTCGCAGCACCGCAGGGTGGCGCCGTACGGCATGGCGGGCGGCAGCCCCGGAGCGCTCGGCACGGGCCGCGTCGAGCGCGCCGACGGCGGTGTCCAGGTGCTGGACGGCAGCGACTTCGCGGACGTGGGCGCCGACGACGTACTTGTGATCGAAACTCCGGGCGGCGGCGGATACGGCCCGGCCCCGCGCGACACCACTGACCCCACTGACCCCACTGTCACCTCTGGTGCACGAGACACCCCTCATCCAGGAGAAGCGAGCAATGATCTTCAAGCGTTCTGA
- the glpK gene encoding glycerol kinase GlpK has translation MPDNSEKFVAAIDQGTTSSRCIIFNHAGEIVAVDQREHRQIFPKPGWVEHDATEIWSKVQAVVAGAIAKAGLRADQLSALGITNQRETTVLWDRATGKPVHNAIVWQDTRTSALCNELGGADGQDRFREQTGLPLASYFSGPKAAWLLDNVPGLRARAERGEIAFGTIDSWLIWNLTGGTEGGVHVTDVTNAGRTMLMNLATLEWDQSILAAMNVPEAVLPEIRSSAEVYGTAVGQLAGVPVASALGDQQAAIFGQACYDTGTAKNTYGTGSFLLLNTGNRPVPSKNGLLTTMGYKIGSEAPVYCLEGAIAITGALVQWFRDQLGIIRSADEIETLAASVEDNGGAYIVPAFSGLFAPYWRSDARGVVTGLTRYVTKAHLARAVLEATSWQTREVVDAMYQDSGVQLRSLKVDGGMTKNNLLMQHQADVLGVPVIRPKVSETTCLGAAYAAGLATGVWNDLDELKAHWQQDVEWTPVMDSEAREREYHNWHKAVERSFGWHEDGVG, from the coding sequence GCATCATCTTCAATCACGCGGGCGAGATCGTCGCCGTCGACCAGCGCGAACACCGCCAGATCTTTCCGAAGCCGGGGTGGGTCGAGCACGACGCCACCGAGATCTGGTCCAAGGTGCAGGCCGTGGTCGCGGGAGCGATCGCCAAGGCCGGGCTCCGCGCCGACCAGCTCAGCGCCCTCGGCATCACCAACCAGCGCGAGACGACGGTCCTGTGGGACCGCGCCACGGGCAAACCCGTCCACAACGCGATCGTCTGGCAGGACACCCGGACCTCGGCCCTCTGCAACGAACTGGGCGGCGCGGACGGCCAGGACAGGTTCCGGGAGCAGACCGGGCTGCCGCTCGCGAGCTACTTCTCCGGGCCCAAGGCCGCCTGGCTGCTCGACAACGTACCGGGGCTCAGGGCGCGCGCCGAGCGCGGCGAGATCGCGTTCGGAACCATCGACTCCTGGCTCATCTGGAACCTCACCGGCGGCACGGAAGGCGGAGTCCACGTCACGGACGTCACCAACGCCGGTCGCACCATGCTGATGAACCTGGCCACCCTCGAATGGGACCAGTCGATCCTGGCCGCGATGAACGTCCCCGAGGCGGTCCTTCCGGAGATCAGGTCCTCCGCCGAGGTCTACGGCACAGCCGTCGGGCAGCTCGCCGGAGTGCCGGTCGCCTCCGCGCTCGGCGACCAGCAGGCGGCCATCTTCGGGCAGGCCTGCTACGACACGGGGACGGCCAAGAACACGTACGGGACCGGCAGTTTCCTGTTGCTCAACACCGGTAACCGGCCCGTCCCCTCGAAGAACGGGCTGCTGACCACGATGGGCTACAAGATCGGCTCCGAGGCGCCCGTCTACTGCCTCGAAGGGGCGATCGCGATCACCGGCGCCCTGGTGCAGTGGTTCCGCGACCAGCTCGGCATCATCCGCAGCGCGGACGAGATCGAGACACTCGCCGCGAGTGTGGAGGACAACGGTGGCGCGTACATCGTGCCCGCGTTCTCCGGCCTCTTCGCGCCCTACTGGCGCTCCGACGCGCGCGGTGTCGTCACCGGACTCACCCGGTACGTGACCAAGGCGCATCTGGCGCGCGCCGTCCTGGAGGCGACCAGCTGGCAGACCCGCGAGGTCGTCGACGCCATGTACCAGGACTCCGGGGTGCAGCTGCGGTCCCTGAAGGTGGACGGCGGCATGACCAAGAACAATCTGCTGATGCAGCACCAGGCGGATGTCCTCGGGGTGCCGGTGATCCGGCCGAAGGTCTCCGAGACGACGTGTCTGGGCGCCGCGTACGCCGCCGGTCTCGCGACCGGTGTGTGGAACGACCTCGACGAGCTGAAGGCGCACTGGCAGCAGGACGTCGAGTGGACGCCGGTGATGGACTCGGAGGCGCGTGAGCGCGAGTACCACAACTGGCACAAGGCGGTGGAGCGGAGCTTCGGCTGGCACGAGGACGGCGTCGGCTGA